In Vibrio sp. JC009, a single window of DNA contains:
- a CDS encoding methyl-accepting chemotaxis protein, producing MGINAAVVYQAIAGQISQVNKKLSQLNSVYGEESQADLLGKVESLMGVYESAQAQVETLKRENSEFQAEISSLELAKKQSSEEKDARIQQMATVAADMFDTLEQLSVLTEGTSNAVGEIKATITNSCANLEMMAAGTQSDAEFIGGFKGDISALGDSVATINDLALEINDISDQTNLLALNAAIEAARAGEQGRGFAVVADEVRKLANRAQASSGSIEKSIESVIKQAKSSAVAMDRISGNVDLAVGSTTGERDTIKGVNEQLSSVCDQVSQLNVMLEQQKAMVKAISDNLNLQ from the coding sequence ATGGGAATTAATGCTGCAGTGGTTTATCAGGCTATTGCAGGTCAGATATCTCAGGTGAATAAAAAGCTCAGCCAGCTTAATTCAGTTTATGGGGAGGAAAGCCAAGCTGACTTGCTAGGTAAAGTCGAGTCTCTGATGGGGGTGTATGAGTCAGCTCAGGCGCAAGTTGAAACGCTTAAGCGTGAAAACAGTGAGTTTCAGGCAGAGATCTCCAGTCTGGAGTTGGCAAAAAAACAGAGCAGTGAAGAGAAAGATGCCCGTATTCAGCAGATGGCAACTGTTGCCGCTGACATGTTTGATACCCTTGAGCAGCTCTCAGTGCTGACTGAAGGAACATCGAATGCCGTGGGTGAAATAAAAGCGACAATTACCAATAGCTGCGCAAACCTGGAAATGATGGCGGCCGGAACTCAGTCTGATGCTGAGTTTATCGGTGGTTTTAAGGGTGATATTTCAGCGCTGGGAGACAGTGTTGCAACCATTAATGATTTGGCTCTTGAGATTAATGATATTTCCGATCAGACCAACCTTCTGGCTCTGAACGCCGCGATTGAGGCTGCGCGTGCCGGAGAACAGGGACGTGGTTTTGCGGTTGTAGCCGATGAGGTAAGAAAACTGGCAAACAGAGCTCAGGCATCCAGTGGCAGCATCGAGAAGAGTATTGAATCTGTTATCAAACAGGCGAAATCGTCGGCTGTAGCCATGGATAGAATCAGCGGTAATGTTGATTTGGCTGTGGGTTCGACAACCGGTGAGAGAGACACCATTAAGGGTGTCAATGAGCAGTTATCATCTGTTTGTGATCAGGTTAGCCAGCTCAATGTTATGCTTGAGCAGCAAAAAGCGATGGTTAAAGCAATCAGCGATAATCTGAATTTGCAATAA
- a CDS encoding diguanylate cyclase has translation MERLLSKVSEAGLDPSSVSGEEALIFWDHIRQHIATSPNEKAFCYLISSEYRTRLNQHLQSIEELRSALSLLSLPDEVDDIITIKESLSFKLMENGNYAEALKELVDLSSLAVEYGQIDDYASAVLGMGSLCDAYGDHARALRYYQKIDGIDHAIDSRALRLRYKLHMVACLISMGRISAANNLLKECEELSILVSNKVLAGQIILYQAKIQRRQKKYHDALKTLAKAHYSIDGHNSSWLSNMLRLELVNSLSSLGYVNYAEFALERATKRIEESSSPVLQQQLYDAISRILGKRGHFKEALSFEKKSFRVTNDLIKSIPIGDLGPTQLRRLTRFELQLKLIMSEQENKELKETTENQKDQFAKLQKDVFTDPLTTLHNRRWLDIKLKDLLLHKTPFAFLVVDIDHFKSINDELSHLVGDKAIVNVSKELKEHFSFKGASCVRFGGEEFLVIIENCTTERAQYYAEQYRERIFNFGWKEILGERGLTVSLGITLHKDGENTQRTFHRADKALYRAKANGRNQVCVEL, from the coding sequence ATGGAAAGATTGCTAAGTAAAGTATCCGAAGCAGGGCTGGATCCTTCTTCCGTTTCCGGAGAGGAAGCGCTTATATTCTGGGATCACATCAGGCAACATATTGCGACTTCTCCCAACGAAAAAGCGTTTTGCTATCTGATAAGCTCTGAATACCGCACCAGACTTAACCAGCATCTTCAGAGTATTGAAGAACTGAGAAGTGCTTTATCGCTGCTGTCTCTGCCTGATGAAGTTGACGATATCATCACCATTAAAGAGAGCCTCAGCTTTAAGCTGATGGAGAACGGCAACTATGCTGAAGCTCTGAAAGAGCTGGTAGACCTCTCTTCTCTGGCGGTGGAATACGGCCAGATCGATGACTACGCCTCAGCAGTGCTGGGAATGGGAAGCCTGTGTGATGCCTATGGCGATCACGCCCGTGCCCTTCGCTACTATCAGAAAATTGACGGTATTGATCACGCCATTGACAGCCGCGCTCTGAGACTCAGATATAAACTGCACATGGTCGCCTGCCTGATCTCCATGGGCCGAATTTCAGCGGCGAATAATCTGCTTAAAGAGTGTGAAGAACTCAGCATTCTGGTCAGCAACAAGGTACTTGCCGGACAGATTATTCTTTACCAGGCAAAGATTCAGAGACGCCAGAAAAAATACCACGACGCGCTGAAAACCCTGGCAAAAGCTCACTACTCCATCGACGGGCACAACTCATCCTGGCTCTCGAATATGCTGCGTCTGGAACTGGTCAACAGCTTAAGCTCTCTGGGATATGTGAACTACGCAGAATTTGCCCTTGAGCGTGCCACAAAGCGTATTGAAGAGTCCTCTTCGCCCGTTCTGCAGCAGCAGCTTTATGATGCGATAAGCCGGATTCTGGGTAAGCGGGGACACTTTAAAGAAGCCCTTAGCTTTGAGAAAAAAAGCTTTAGGGTAACCAATGACCTTATCAAAAGTATCCCTATCGGAGATTTAGGCCCTACTCAGCTAAGACGGCTGACCCGCTTCGAGCTGCAACTGAAGCTGATAATGTCTGAGCAGGAAAATAAAGAGCTGAAAGAGACCACTGAAAACCAGAAAGATCAGTTTGCTAAGTTGCAAAAGGACGTATTTACCGATCCTTTAACCACCTTGCACAACCGGCGCTGGCTGGACATCAAGCTGAAAGACCTTCTGCTGCATAAAACACCTTTCGCCTTTCTGGTTGTGGATATTGACCACTTTAAGTCCATCAACGACGAGCTGAGCCACCTTGTGGGCGACAAAGCGATTGTTAATGTATCGAAAGAGCTGAAAGAGCACTTTAGCTTTAAAGGGGCTTCCTGCGTTCGTTTTGGTGGTGAAGAGTTCCTGGTGATTATTGAAAACTGCACCACTGAACGCGCCCAGTACTATGCAGAACAGTACAGGGAGAGAATCTTTAACTTTGGCTGGAAAGAGATCCTTGGTGAACGAGGACTGACCGTCAGCCTGGGCATCACCCTGCACAAAGACGGAGAAAACACTCAGAGAACCTTCCACCGGGCAGACAAAGCCCTCTACCGGGCTAAAGCCAACGGACGTAATCAGGTTTGCGTTGAGCTCTGA
- a CDS encoding lactate dehydrogenase, which produces MSNGKLPVDADGLQLNFCKTLACDNFGLSDAKRYVLQHVNPKRPTMVCRECGAFPPLLNNQEVLNELQRLRQLHSDGLPACRNNDCENFGLSVHTHKHLYHAFGYSGDRQRYRCKQCQSTFVDKWSGVNSKLAFQENLLALLFTGYSVREVCRKLSINPKTFYDHLDHIASRCRRKLAMFDARWVNHEEHYHLASVFMPLQPYSDNGVLWFATGEANSGYILSQHINYSASEEPAGPVDHNSYETPARFVSKDYFSEANLSIGVPSPNLRQRIDQKYQMILARGNVEDPMGNMTRFNYPSKGAVIRAPYTSYAHYMHVLEMCKSDKRVTLYLPQDPVLRSAALTICLQRIKDKSVDLMYVDEDEKWDSSALPEKVDIVHVGWWRDKWAISEQDNAAKGICYLAGDNPAPEQWLHSASIRQVKFYQDRFQLLFDSFINEPRRKLRPGGITPMLDIFRAWHNLCYQDKEGLTPAQRLSLAEQPLTLKHLLA; this is translated from the coding sequence GTGTCGAATGGCAAACTGCCGGTGGACGCTGACGGTTTACAACTCAACTTTTGTAAAACATTGGCGTGTGACAACTTTGGACTGAGCGATGCGAAGCGCTATGTGCTTCAGCATGTAAACCCGAAGCGTCCGACGATGGTATGTCGTGAATGTGGTGCTTTCCCCCCTCTTCTCAACAATCAGGAAGTTCTGAACGAACTTCAGCGCTTAAGACAGCTCCATAGCGACGGACTGCCGGCATGCCGCAACAATGACTGTGAGAACTTCGGGCTTTCCGTCCACACCCATAAACACCTTTATCATGCATTTGGTTACAGCGGCGACCGTCAGCGCTACCGCTGCAAGCAGTGTCAGTCGACCTTTGTGGATAAATGGTCCGGTGTAAACTCAAAACTGGCATTTCAGGAAAACCTGCTGGCGCTCTTGTTTACCGGCTATTCGGTGCGTGAAGTCTGCCGTAAACTGAGTATCAATCCCAAGACCTTCTATGATCACCTTGATCATATAGCCAGCCGCTGCAGGCGCAAACTGGCCATGTTTGATGCCCGCTGGGTAAATCATGAAGAGCACTATCACCTGGCCTCCGTTTTTATGCCCCTGCAGCCATACAGTGATAACGGCGTACTCTGGTTTGCAACGGGCGAGGCGAACTCAGGTTATATCCTTTCTCAGCATATCAATTACTCCGCCAGCGAAGAGCCTGCGGGCCCGGTTGATCATAACTCCTATGAAACTCCGGCACGCTTTGTTTCAAAGGACTATTTCTCTGAAGCAAACCTGTCTATCGGTGTTCCATCCCCGAATCTGCGCCAGCGTATCGACCAGAAGTATCAGATGATTCTGGCCCGGGGAAATGTAGAAGATCCCATGGGCAATATGACTCGGTTTAACTACCCTTCCAAGGGTGCAGTAATCCGTGCTCCGTATACCTCATACGCTCACTATATGCACGTGCTTGAGATGTGCAAAAGCGATAAACGTGTCACCCTCTACCTGCCACAGGATCCGGTTTTGCGCTCGGCCGCTCTGACCATCTGCCTGCAGAGAATCAAGGATAAATCCGTGGATCTTATGTACGTGGATGAAGACGAGAAATGGGACAGCTCTGCGCTTCCGGAAAAAGTCGATATTGTGCACGTTGGCTGGTGGCGTGATAAATGGGCTATTTCCGAACAGGACAACGCCGCCAAAGGCATCTGCTATCTTGCCGGAGATAACCCGGCTCCTGAGCAGTGGCTGCACAGCGCATCAATCAGGCAGGTCAAATTTTATCAGGACAGATTCCAGCTGCTGTTCGACTCCTTTATCAACGAGCCGAGAAGAAAACTTCGTCCGGGAGGTATTACCCCTATGCTGGATATATTCCGGGCATGGCACAACCTCTGTTATCAGGATAAGGAAGGGCTTACTCCGGCTCAAAGACTGTCTCTTGCTGAGCAACCATTAACCTTAAAACACCTGCTGGCCTGA
- the deoD gene encoding purine-nucleoside phosphorylase yields the protein MATPHINAQPGDFAETVLMPGDPLRAKYIAETFLEDVKQVCDVRNMFGFTGTYKGKKVSVMGHGMGIPSCCIYVHELIAEYGVKNVIRVGSCGAVRDDVNLMDVVIGMGASTDSKVNRIRFSNHDFAAIADFGLLEEAVKQARAQEVPVKVGNVFSADLFYTPEADIFEKMEKLGILGVDMEAAGIYGVAADLGAKALTILTVSDHIIRGEKLSSEERQKSFNDMMKVALETAINL from the coding sequence ATGGCAACCCCTCACATCAACGCACAACCTGGTGATTTCGCAGAAACCGTACTGATGCCCGGCGATCCACTGCGTGCAAAATACATTGCAGAAACCTTTCTGGAAGATGTAAAGCAAGTATGTGATGTACGTAATATGTTTGGCTTTACCGGAACTTACAAGGGTAAGAAAGTATCCGTAATGGGACACGGTATGGGTATCCCTTCATGCTGTATCTATGTTCATGAGCTGATTGCTGAGTACGGCGTGAAAAATGTTATCCGCGTAGGCAGCTGTGGTGCGGTACGTGACGACGTAAACCTGATGGACGTTGTTATCGGTATGGGCGCATCGACAGATTCAAAGGTAAACCGTATCCGCTTTAGCAACCACGATTTCGCAGCCATTGCTGACTTCGGCCTTCTGGAAGAAGCGGTAAAGCAGGCGCGAGCTCAGGAAGTTCCGGTAAAAGTAGGTAACGTATTCTCTGCAGATCTTTTCTACACTCCTGAAGCAGACATCTTTGAGAAGATGGAAAAGCTGGGCATTCTGGGTGTGGATATGGAAGCAGCCGGTATCTACGGCGTTGCAGCTGACCTTGGTGCTAAAGCTCTGACAATTCTGACCGTTTCTGACCACATTATCCGTGGTGAAAAACTAAGCTCTGAAGAGCGCCAGAAATCTTTCAACGATATGATGAAAGTGGCTCTGGAAACCGCAATTAATCTTTAA
- a CDS encoding 2-thiouracil desulfurase family protein, translated as MTNLAKVGISSCVLGEKVRFDSGHKENRFVTQDLMQYFSFVSVCPEVGIGLPVPRPTIRLISDEERIALVETKDESKDYTERMQTYAEKTASQLMSQDLCGYIVCAKSPTCGMERVKVYKQNRADKEGVGIYTRELMKQMPWLPVEEDGRLNDPVLKENFVLRVFCLKDFYDSMAGEPTAGKIVAFHSRYKLTLMACHPESYKSLGRLVAGVKEYSSDEFFSLYRSGLMNALKHRASRKTNTNVLMHIQGYFKKALSADEKQELAHVIEQYRLGMLPILAPITLIRHYLGRHPDAYLSEQNYFEPYPHELRLRLSL; from the coding sequence ATGACAAATCTTGCAAAAGTTGGCATAAGTTCCTGTGTTTTAGGCGAGAAAGTCCGCTTTGACTCGGGTCATAAAGAGAATCGGTTTGTTACACAAGATCTTATGCAGTATTTTTCCTTTGTATCAGTTTGCCCTGAAGTGGGGATAGGTCTGCCGGTGCCAAGGCCGACAATCAGGCTGATTTCCGATGAAGAACGTATCGCTCTGGTTGAGACAAAAGATGAGAGCAAAGATTATACAGAGCGGATGCAAACCTATGCGGAAAAAACAGCCAGTCAGCTGATGAGCCAGGATCTTTGCGGTTATATCGTCTGCGCAAAGTCACCAACCTGCGGTATGGAGCGGGTAAAGGTATATAAACAAAACCGGGCAGATAAAGAAGGGGTTGGCATTTACACCCGCGAGCTGATGAAGCAGATGCCCTGGCTGCCGGTTGAAGAGGATGGACGGCTTAATGATCCTGTACTGAAGGAAAACTTTGTTCTTCGGGTATTCTGTTTAAAGGATTTTTATGACTCCATGGCCGGAGAGCCGACAGCGGGAAAAATTGTTGCCTTTCACTCCAGATACAAACTCACTCTGATGGCTTGTCACCCCGAGTCATACAAAAGCCTGGGCAGGCTGGTTGCTGGTGTTAAGGAGTACAGCAGTGATGAGTTTTTCAGCCTCTACCGCTCAGGACTGATGAATGCGCTGAAACACAGAGCCAGCCGCAAGACCAATACCAATGTCCTGATGCATATTCAGGGTTATTTCAAAAAAGCGCTGTCGGCTGATGAGAAACAGGAGCTGGCGCATGTGATTGAGCAGTACAGATTAGGTATGCTGCCAATACTTGCGCCAATTACGTTAATCCGGCATTACCTGGGCCGTCACCCTGATGCCTATTTAAGCGAACAAAATTACTTTGAGCCTTATCCGCATGAGCTGCGCTTAAGGCTCTCACTATAA
- a CDS encoding MerR family transcriptional regulator, protein MKLYAIREVSEITGIKPVTLRAWQRRYGLIQPQRKESGHRLYTEENIEKIKLIQRWLAKGIAIGKVKALIESGEDIGSSPDSAVLTESEDLLIALSALNRGRAESVVSTVLKEYPLNIVMEQFFYPVLESLERVKASQRSLQKALLQSLMISKATSILEAENRAFKKLKALVINLDETGSLPAWMSAIELSDRGYSISFLDGVDDISGLTEMTDISRYDLIYLFSNSGLPAKTEQSILALRAKTEVDIETSALVNA, encoded by the coding sequence ATGAAGTTATATGCAATCAGAGAAGTTTCAGAGATCACCGGAATTAAGCCGGTCACGCTGCGGGCATGGCAGAGGCGGTATGGCCTGATACAGCCGCAAAGAAAGGAGTCGGGTCACCGCCTTTATACCGAAGAGAATATAGAAAAAATCAAACTTATCCAGAGGTGGTTGGCAAAAGGTATTGCCATCGGCAAAGTAAAAGCGCTGATTGAAAGTGGTGAAGATATCGGGAGCAGTCCGGATTCTGCGGTGCTTACTGAGAGTGAGGATTTACTTATTGCACTTTCCGCGCTTAACCGGGGCAGGGCTGAAAGCGTGGTTTCAACCGTTCTGAAAGAGTATCCGCTCAATATTGTTATGGAGCAGTTTTTCTATCCGGTGCTGGAGTCTCTTGAGAGGGTAAAAGCTTCTCAGCGTTCATTGCAGAAAGCGCTGTTGCAGTCTCTGATGATAAGTAAAGCGACCAGCATTCTGGAAGCGGAAAACCGCGCCTTTAAAAAACTAAAAGCATTGGTGATCAATCTGGATGAAACCGGGAGCCTGCCGGCCTGGATGTCTGCCATTGAGCTGAGTGACCGTGGCTACAGTATCTCTTTTTTAGATGGCGTGGATGATATTTCCGGCCTGACAGAGATGACGGATATTTCCCGTTACGACCTTATCTACCTGTTTTCAAATAGTGGTTTACCGGCGAAAACCGAACAGAGCATTCTGGCTCTCAGGGCCAAAACCGAGGTTGATATTGAGACCTCTGCACTAGTTAATGCCTGA
- the phrB gene encoding deoxyribodipyrimidine photo-lyase — translation MHLVWFRRDLRTLDNTALVEATKSGQPVIALYIATPEQWQAHQHSPVQADLILRRLSELKQQLQSLNIPLYYSECPDYQSSVKEVYRIASELMRNDLPVTIHFNREYEVNEVGRDSALARLASQAHISVKSYHDRCQFSPGTVLTKQGEMFKVFTPYKRRWLEMYFQAGAQVQKPKPVEKAELQDIGCPLFDKNPVFTYPRKSSAAYPVSDDRIIGLLRGFCCEKIDAYHQIRDFPEMEGTSRLSPYLAIGALSVRQCLARVSLKQPFSEGASRWLDELIWREFYIHLSAAMPSLSRGKPFHSWGRSVLWQQNDSWFEAWKQGRTGFPIVDAAMRQLSQTGWMHNRLRMITASFLVKDLLVDWRWGEEWFMSQLIDGDYASNNGGWQWCASTGCDGQPYFRIFNPVTQGEKFDPGGQFVRSWIPELKEVPDKCIHKPWLWPNSTLINYPQPIVDHKIQREIALAMYKNAKG, via the coding sequence ATGCATCTGGTCTGGTTTCGCAGAGATTTAAGAACTCTGGATAATACCGCGCTGGTTGAGGCAACGAAGAGCGGTCAGCCGGTGATTGCTTTGTATATTGCAACACCGGAGCAGTGGCAGGCGCATCAGCACTCTCCGGTTCAGGCGGATCTTATTCTGCGCCGTCTTAGTGAGCTTAAACAGCAGCTACAGAGTTTAAATATTCCGCTCTATTACAGCGAGTGTCCGGACTATCAGAGCTCAGTAAAAGAGGTTTACCGTATCGCTTCAGAGCTGATGCGCAATGATCTGCCGGTCACAATACATTTCAATCGTGAATATGAAGTTAACGAAGTCGGGAGGGATTCTGCGCTGGCTCGTCTTGCCAGCCAGGCTCATATTTCAGTCAAAAGCTATCATGACCGCTGCCAGTTTTCCCCCGGCACTGTTCTGACGAAACAGGGGGAGATGTTTAAAGTTTTTACCCCCTATAAGCGGCGGTGGCTGGAGATGTATTTTCAGGCCGGAGCGCAGGTTCAAAAACCAAAGCCGGTAGAAAAGGCGGAGTTGCAGGATATCGGCTGTCCGCTGTTTGATAAAAATCCGGTTTTTACTTACCCGAGAAAAAGCAGTGCAGCGTATCCGGTTTCCGATGACAGGATAATTGGCCTGCTACGAGGCTTCTGCTGTGAAAAGATCGACGCTTACCATCAGATCCGGGACTTTCCAGAAATGGAAGGGACAAGCAGGCTGTCGCCATATCTGGCTATCGGGGCGCTTTCCGTGCGTCAGTGCCTTGCCAGAGTTTCACTAAAGCAGCCATTTTCTGAAGGGGCTTCGCGTTGGCTCGATGAGCTAATCTGGCGTGAGTTCTATATTCACCTGAGCGCAGCTATGCCTTCACTTAGTCGTGGTAAGCCCTTTCATTCCTGGGGCCGCTCAGTTTTATGGCAACAGAATGATAGCTGGTTTGAAGCCTGGAAACAGGGCAGGACAGGTTTTCCCATTGTGGATGCTGCCATGCGCCAACTGAGCCAGACCGGCTGGATGCATAACAGGTTGCGAATGATCACCGCCAGTTTTCTGGTGAAAGATTTGCTGGTGGACTGGCGCTGGGGAGAAGAGTGGTTTATGAGTCAGCTTATTGATGGTGACTACGCCTCGAATAATGGTGGCTGGCAGTGGTGTGCGTCCACAGGCTGTGATGGTCAGCCCTATTTCCGGATATTTAATCCGGTGACTCAGGGTGAAAAATTCGACCCCGGAGGTCAGTTTGTCCGCAGTTGGATTCCAGAACTGAAAGAGGTCCCGGACAAGTGCATTCATAAGCCCTGGCTCTGGCCAAACAGTACGCTGATCAATTATCCGCAGCCAATAGTTGATCACAAGATACAAAGAGAGATAGCCTTGGCAATGTACAAAAACGCAAAAGGATAG
- a CDS encoding L,D-transpeptidase family protein has protein sequence MKFRGVIALAGMVLSSLVNAASYPLPTDGSQMVGKLQNHVVKQGETLAQVAKQYDVGFLSLMAANKGVDPFLPDGGTILTIPSQFILPTETREGIVINLAELRLYYFDKNEPVVHIFPVGIGRIGRDTPVMTTYVNEKIAHPTWTPTDNIRKEYLGKGIELPDVVPAGPNNPLGEYAMRLAHGVGEYLIHGTNKNFGIGLRVSSGCIRMEPPHIEWLFSQAKRGEKVQVVNNPIKIALEPDRSVFIEVHEPLTDSKGNKDPLQMPVELEWWMDEFGYPMTKARAAVLVQSGVPTEVAGPNL, from the coding sequence ATGAAGTTTCGAGGTGTCATCGCTTTAGCCGGAATGGTATTGAGCAGTCTGGTCAATGCTGCCAGTTACCCGCTTCCTACTGATGGCAGTCAAATGGTAGGTAAGCTGCAAAACCATGTAGTTAAGCAGGGTGAAACTCTGGCGCAAGTTGCCAAACAATATGATGTGGGCTTCCTTTCGCTAATGGCCGCAAACAAAGGGGTCGACCCGTTCCTGCCTGATGGCGGGACTATTCTGACTATCCCTTCTCAGTTTATTCTGCCCACAGAAACCCGGGAAGGTATCGTCATCAACCTTGCCGAACTGCGTCTGTATTACTTCGATAAAAATGAACCTGTTGTTCATATCTTTCCGGTGGGCATTGGTCGTATTGGGCGTGATACCCCGGTAATGACCACCTATGTAAATGAAAAAATTGCCCACCCGACCTGGACTCCTACGGATAATATTCGTAAGGAATACCTTGGCAAAGGCATAGAACTGCCTGACGTTGTACCCGCCGGTCCGAATAACCCGCTGGGAGAATACGCCATGCGCCTTGCGCACGGGGTTGGTGAGTACTTAATCCACGGCACCAATAAGAACTTTGGCATCGGCCTGCGCGTCAGCTCCGGTTGTATTCGTATGGAGCCGCCTCATATTGAATGGCTGTTTAGTCAGGCTAAGCGGGGTGAGAAAGTGCAGGTGGTCAATAACCCAATCAAAATTGCCCTGGAGCCAGACCGGTCTGTATTTATAGAAGTACACGAACCACTAACCGACAGCAAAGGAAACAAAGATCCGCTGCAAATGCCGGTAGAGCTTGAGTGGTGGATGGATGAGTTTGGGTATCCGATGACTAAGGCAAGAGCGGCTGTTCTGGTGCAGAGCGGGGTGCCTACTGAGGTTGCGGGGCCGAATCTTTAA
- a CDS encoding Lpp/OprI family alanine-zipper lipoprotein, whose product MNKKLMLAAGLSSVVLLAGCASGPDQATTNQLNELSSKVAQLSQEVTALKSAQSTAVSASADARSALSRAADAKQAAMAAQAEAERANERIDNIAQSYTK is encoded by the coding sequence ATGAACAAGAAGTTAATGCTTGCAGCAGGTTTAAGCTCAGTTGTGCTACTGGCAGGTTGTGCATCAGGTCCGGACCAGGCAACAACTAACCAGCTAAACGAACTAAGCTCAAAAGTGGCGCAGCTAAGCCAGGAAGTCACGGCTCTGAAATCAGCTCAGAGCACAGCAGTCTCAGCAAGTGCTGATGCTCGCAGCGCACTTTCCAGGGCAGCAGATGCGAAGCAGGCAGCAATGGCAGCTCAGGCAGAAGCAGAGCGCGCTAACGAGCGTATCGATAATATCGCTCAGTCGTATACTAAGTAA
- a CDS encoding DEAD/DEAH box helicase, translating into MQFKELGLDNRLLKNLNHYDFKKATEIQQQAIPVAIAGKDLLASSKTGSGKTLAFVLPVLHKALKTKAFSAKDPRAVILAPTRELAKQVYGELRSMLGGLSYTAALILGGENFNDQVKALRRFPKFIVATPGRLADHLEHRSLFLDGVDTLILDEADRMLDLGFAPELRRIHNAAKHRRRQTLMFSATLDHAEVNDIASEMLNEPKRISIGVSNEEHKDITQSFYLCDHLDHKEAILERIISEAEYRQIIIFTATRADTDRLTKELNEKKLKAVALSGNLNQTQRNAIMSQFERAVYKILVTTDVASRGLDIANVTHVINFDMPKHTEEYVHRVGRTGRAGNKGTAISLVGPKDWDSFKRVEAFLQQSIEFSVLDGLKGKFKGLKAKKPGFKKGKPAMKSQNSKVKRTTKKPAKRDKGFYQNVAVGDSVFIPKKKKPVKPESEE; encoded by the coding sequence TTGCAATTTAAAGAGTTAGGTCTAGATAATCGCTTATTAAAGAACCTTAATCATTATGACTTCAAAAAAGCGACTGAAATCCAGCAGCAAGCGATACCTGTCGCTATTGCAGGAAAGGATTTGCTTGCGTCATCTAAAACAGGGTCTGGTAAAACGCTGGCTTTTGTTTTACCGGTTCTTCATAAAGCGTTAAAAACCAAGGCTTTCTCTGCAAAGGATCCTCGTGCTGTTATCCTTGCGCCAACCCGTGAACTGGCTAAGCAGGTTTATGGTGAGCTTCGTAGCATGCTGGGTGGTCTCTCTTATACTGCAGCTCTGATCTTAGGTGGTGAGAATTTTAACGATCAGGTTAAAGCGCTGCGCCGTTTTCCTAAATTTATCGTTGCGACTCCGGGACGTCTGGCTGACCACCTTGAGCACCGCTCTCTGTTTTTAGATGGTGTGGATACACTGATCCTGGATGAAGCCGACCGTATGCTGGATCTTGGCTTTGCACCTGAGCTGCGACGCATTCACAATGCTGCGAAGCACAGACGCCGTCAAACACTAATGTTTTCAGCAACGCTGGACCACGCTGAAGTGAACGATATCGCATCAGAAATGCTCAATGAGCCGAAGCGAATCTCCATTGGTGTTTCTAACGAAGAACATAAAGACATTACTCAGTCTTTCTACCTTTGTGACCACCTGGATCATAAAGAGGCGATTCTGGAACGTATTATCAGCGAAGCCGAATACCGCCAGATCATCATCTTTACTGCGACACGTGCTGATACAGACAGGCTGACTAAAGAGCTGAACGAGAAGAAGCTGAAGGCTGTTGCTCTGAGCGGAAACCTGAACCAGACTCAGCGTAATGCCATTATGAGCCAGTTTGAGCGCGCGGTTTATAAGATTCTGGTGACCACCGATGTGGCTTCCCGTGGTCTGGATATCGCCAATGTGACCCATGTAATTAACTTTGATATGCCAAAGCATACAGAAGAATATGTCCACCGTGTTGGTCGTACCGGCCGTGCTGGTAACAAAGGTACAGCGATTTCACTTGTGGGACCAAAAGACTGGGACAGCTTTAAGCGCGTGGAAGCCTTCCTGCAGCAATCCATTGAGTTCTCTGTGCTGGACGGACTGAAAGGCAAGTTTAAAGGCCTTAAGGCTAAGAAACCTGGCTTTAAGAAAGGTAAACCTGCGATGAAGTCGCAAAACAGCAAGGTTAAGCGCACAACTAAGAAGCCGGCCAAGCGAGATAAAGGCTTTTACCAGAATGTGGCTGTTGGTGATTCTGTATTTATCCCTAAGAAGAAGAAACCTGTTAAGCCTGAGTCAGAAGAGTAA
- a CDS encoding helix-turn-helix domain-containing protein: MYRQLSEEKRLQIWAMRKEGKNQSDIAKYLNIHRSTVSRELARNSGPYGYEPQLAQRMAAYRKKFHTQIVEKQYEELLDGLIHMGLNKEQCQEFILHHHPEITIEQLNELIDACVNESEQKML, translated from the coding sequence ATGTATCGTCAACTATCAGAAGAGAAGCGTTTGCAGATCTGGGCGATGCGTAAAGAGGGCAAGAATCAGTCAGATATTGCCAAGTACCTGAATATTCACCGATCCACTGTTAGCAGAGAGCTTGCCCGTAACTCAGGCCCGTATGGGTATGAACCGCAACTGGCTCAGCGGATGGCGGCCTATCGTAAAAAATTTCACACACAGATCGTGGAGAAACAGTATGAAGAGCTGCTGGATGGGCTCATTCATATGGGGCTGAACAAAGAGCAGTGTCAGGAATTCATTCTTCATCACCACCCGGAAATCACCATTGAGCAGCTTAATGAGCTTATTGACGCCTGTGTGAACGAATCAGAACAGAAAATGTTATAA